A single region of the Winslowiella toletana genome encodes:
- the pfkA gene encoding 6-phosphofructokinase, with amino-acid sequence MIKKIGVLTSGGDAPGMNAAIRGVVRAALSEGLEVFGIYDGYLGLYEDRMINLDRYSVSDMINRGGTFLGSARFPDFRNEDVRAVAIENMKKRGIDALVVIGGDGSYMGAKRLTEMGFPCIGLPGTIDNDVAGTDYTIGYFTALETVVEAIDRLRDTSSSHQRISIVEVMGRYCGDLTLAAAIAGGCEFIVLPEIPYTREELVEEIKAGIAKGKKHAIVAITEHICDIDELAKYIETETKRETRATVLGHIQRGGAPVAYDRILASRMGAYSIELLLQGYGGRCVGIQNEKMVHHDIIDAIENMKRPFKGDWLDTAKKLY; translated from the coding sequence ATGATCAAAAAAATCGGTGTACTGACAAGTGGCGGCGACGCCCCAGGGATGAACGCAGCTATTCGTGGGGTTGTCCGCGCCGCACTGAGTGAAGGACTTGAAGTTTTTGGTATTTATGATGGCTATCTGGGTTTGTATGAAGACCGGATGATTAACCTGGATCGCTACAGCGTCTCCGACATGATTAACCGTGGCGGCACCTTCCTTGGTTCGGCGCGTTTTCCTGACTTCCGCAACGAAGATGTGCGTGCGGTAGCGATTGAAAACATGAAGAAGCGTGGTATTGACGCGCTGGTGGTTATCGGTGGCGACGGCTCATATATGGGTGCTAAGCGTCTGACTGAAATGGGCTTCCCTTGTATCGGTCTGCCAGGCACCATCGACAATGACGTTGCAGGAACCGACTATACCATCGGCTATTTCACCGCGCTGGAAACCGTGGTGGAAGCGATTGACCGCCTGCGTGACACTTCCTCTTCTCACCAGCGTATCTCTATCGTTGAAGTGATGGGGCGCTACTGCGGTGATTTGACGCTGGCGGCGGCGATTGCCGGTGGTTGCGAATTTATCGTGTTGCCAGAAATCCCTTACACCCGTGAAGAGTTGGTGGAAGAGATAAAAGCGGGGATCGCCAAAGGTAAGAAGCATGCCATTGTGGCGATTACCGAGCATATCTGCGATATCGATGAGTTAGCGAAGTATATTGAGACGGAAACCAAGCGTGAAACCCGCGCAACGGTGCTGGGGCATATCCAGCGCGGCGGTGCGCCGGTAGCTTATGACCGTATTCTGGCTTCACGTATGGGTGCTTACTCTATCGAACTGCTGCTGCAGGGTTATGGTGGTCGCTGCGTCGGTATTCAGAATGAAAAAATGGTGCACCACGACATCATTGACGCAATTGAAAATATGAAGCGTCCGTTTAAAGGCGACTGGCTGGATACCGCGAAAAAGCTCTACTGA
- the fieF gene encoding CDF family cation-efflux transporter FieF (FieF, a metal efflux transporter, is a member of the CDF (cation diffusion facilitator) family of transporters.), whose amino-acid sequence MDPQYARLVNAAAIAATVLASLLLIIKIFAWWHTGSVSVLAALVDSLVDIAASLTNLLVVRYSLQPADAEHTFGHGKAESLAALAQSMFISGSALFLFLTGLQHLASPGTMHAPLVGIIVTVIALISTLFLVAFQRWVVRKTRSQAIRADMLHYQSDVVMNGAILLALALSWYGFSRADALFALGIGVWILYCALRMGYEAVQSLLDRALPDSERDDIIDIVTAWPGVRGAHDLRTRQSGPTRFIQLHLEMDDHLPLVQAHRVAEQIEQALLLRFPGADIIIHQDPCSVVPADRQGFFEL is encoded by the coding sequence ATGGATCCTCAATACGCGCGCCTGGTTAATGCGGCGGCTATCGCGGCAACGGTATTGGCCTCGCTGTTGCTGATTATTAAAATTTTCGCCTGGTGGCATACCGGATCGGTCAGCGTGCTGGCCGCGCTGGTAGATTCTCTGGTCGATATCGCCGCCTCGCTGACCAACCTGTTAGTGGTGCGCTACTCCCTGCAACCGGCCGATGCGGAACATACTTTTGGACATGGCAAAGCCGAGTCGCTGGCGGCACTGGCGCAGAGTATGTTTATTTCTGGATCGGCGCTGTTCCTGTTTCTGACCGGCCTGCAGCACCTTGCCAGCCCTGGCACGATGCACGCACCGCTGGTTGGAATTATCGTTACGGTTATCGCACTTATTTCCACGCTGTTTCTGGTCGCCTTTCAACGCTGGGTGGTGCGCAAAACGCGCAGCCAGGCAATTCGGGCCGATATGCTGCACTATCAATCGGATGTGGTGATGAACGGCGCGATATTGCTGGCGCTGGCACTAAGCTGGTATGGTTTTTCACGCGCGGATGCCCTGTTCGCACTGGGTATCGGCGTCTGGATACTCTATTGCGCGCTACGAATGGGCTATGAAGCGGTTCAGTCATTGCTGGATCGCGCCTTACCGGACAGTGAGCGCGACGATATTATTGATATTGTCACTGCCTGGCCCGGCGTGCGCGGTGCACATGATTTGCGTACTCGTCAGTCAGGCCCGACGCGCTTTATTCAGCTGCACCTTGAGATGGACGATCACTTACCGCTGGTACAGGCGCATCGGGTTGCTGAGCAAATTGAGCAGGCATTGCTGTTAAGATTCCCCGGTGCGGATATTATTATCCATCAGGATCCCTGTTCCGTGGTTCCTGCTGATCGTCAGGGTTTTTTTGAATTATAA
- a CDS encoding GNAT family protein, whose protein sequence is MGWEDCSISDYTQCCNQFGYNSESSARFLTFFLNNGAALKFLAYRRKGELSGAVCLDNGWIANDYKNPKMQTGGMPLPAFCVIPPFKENVQCVAPFKSKSLSAHTRNFRNASFNLFSRRQVAYSRCLREGFSKKVRYNRNREVRNFLESGGEFVDVGDISSAFLHDSYHQLFAKRRQKQVKLCETTKSFFSTYHNDFFGKIALWRGDPVGVQLLITSTSKLGFFVDFINIGYDTDIRNHSLGTIMMWNNLVSAHEHAERAALPLHFSYGMMSGEYKSMWCTPQNTGRIVTLLG, encoded by the coding sequence ATGGGCTGGGAGGATTGCTCAATCAGTGATTACACGCAGTGTTGCAATCAATTTGGCTATAACTCTGAGTCATCAGCCAGGTTTTTAACGTTCTTTTTAAATAATGGGGCTGCTTTAAAGTTTCTTGCTTACAGGCGTAAAGGCGAGTTGTCAGGCGCTGTGTGCCTGGATAATGGATGGATTGCCAACGACTATAAGAACCCAAAGATGCAAACCGGCGGCATGCCGCTACCCGCCTTCTGCGTGATCCCACCTTTCAAAGAAAACGTGCAGTGCGTCGCCCCTTTCAAGTCTAAAAGCCTCAGCGCGCATACTCGAAACTTCAGAAACGCTTCCTTTAACCTTTTCTCCCGGCGGCAGGTAGCCTATTCACGTTGCCTGAGAGAAGGATTCTCTAAAAAGGTCCGTTACAACAGAAACCGCGAAGTGAGAAACTTTCTTGAGTCTGGCGGCGAGTTTGTCGATGTGGGTGATATCAGTTCAGCATTTTTGCATGATTCTTATCATCAACTGTTTGCGAAAAGAAGACAAAAACAGGTGAAGCTCTGCGAGACGACAAAATCTTTTTTCTCAACTTACCATAATGATTTTTTTGGAAAAATAGCGTTATGGCGCGGTGATCCCGTCGGCGTGCAGCTGCTGATTACCTCCACATCTAAGTTGGGTTTTTTTGTGGATTTTATCAATATCGGCTATGACACGGACATCAGGAACCACTCACTGGGCACCATTATGATGTGGAATAACCTTGTTAGCGCGCATGAGCATGCAGAGCGCGCAGCACTGCCGCTGCATTTTTCGTATGGAATGATGTCTGGTGAGTACAAATCAATGTGGTGTACACCACAAAATACCGGCCGCATTGTCACATTGCTTGGCTAA
- the cpxP gene encoding cell-envelope stress modulator CpxP codes for MRNLSAVVMALAMVVSLSSAWAADVTTIDEMHQQDDGLTNRSMAQNSQTHMFDGINLTEQQRQQMRDLMQQARHERSPISLSDLETMHDLVIAEKFNETAVKAQAEKLAQAQVARQVEMARVRNQMYHLLTPEQQDVLQKRHQQRMSELRRLTNMQQASPLQAVRSTGSNQ; via the coding sequence ATGCGCAACTTAAGCGCCGTCGTCATGGCTTTAGCGATGGTGGTCAGTCTCTCCAGCGCATGGGCAGCAGACGTAACGACGATTGACGAGATGCATCAACAGGATGATGGATTGACGAATCGCAGTATGGCGCAAAATTCGCAAACTCACATGTTTGATGGCATCAATCTGACAGAGCAACAACGTCAGCAAATGCGAGACCTGATGCAGCAAGCGCGCCATGAACGTTCTCCCATTAGTCTTAGTGATTTAGAAACTATGCATGACTTAGTCATTGCAGAAAAATTTAACGAAACGGCCGTCAAGGCTCAGGCAGAAAAGTTAGCACAGGCACAGGTTGCCAGGCAGGTCGAAATGGCCCGCGTACGTAACCAGATGTATCACCTGCTAACGCCAGAGCAGCAGGACGTTTTGCAAAAGCGTCACCAGCAGCGCATGAGTGAATTGCGCAGGCTAACGAACATGCAGCAAGCTTCACCGCTGCAGGCAGTGAGAAGTACCGGCAGTAACCAGTAA
- the cpxR gene encoding envelope stress response regulator transcription factor CpxR produces the protein MNKILLVDDDRELTSLLKELLEMEGFDVVVASDGEQALSILDSSIDLLLLDVMMPKKNGIDTLKELRQQHQTPVIMLTARGSELDRVLGLELGADDYLPKPFNDRELVARIRAILRRSNWSEQQQQHDNSSPTLEVDFLRLNPGRQEASFDGITLDLTGTEFTLLYLLAQHLGQVVSREHLSQEVLGKRLTPFDRAIDMHISNLRRKLPERRDGHPWFKTLRGRGYLMVSAT, from the coding sequence ATGAATAAAATCCTGTTGGTTGATGATGACCGCGAATTAACTTCGCTACTTAAAGAATTGTTAGAAATGGAAGGATTTGATGTGGTGGTTGCCAGTGATGGCGAACAGGCACTCAGTATCCTCGACAGCTCAATTGATCTGTTATTGCTCGATGTGATGATGCCGAAGAAAAACGGTATCGACACGTTAAAAGAGTTACGTCAGCAGCATCAGACGCCAGTCATTATGCTTACAGCACGCGGAAGCGAGCTGGATCGCGTTCTGGGGCTGGAACTGGGTGCAGATGACTACTTACCTAAGCCATTTAACGATCGCGAGCTGGTCGCGCGTATACGTGCGATTCTGCGTCGTTCTAACTGGAGCGAACAACAGCAGCAGCATGACAACAGTTCTCCGACGCTGGAAGTCGATTTCCTGCGCCTGAATCCTGGTCGTCAGGAAGCCAGCTTTGATGGCATCACGCTCGATCTGACCGGCACTGAGTTTACGCTGCTCTACTTACTGGCACAGCATCTTGGCCAGGTCGTCTCGCGTGAACATCTCAGTCAGGAAGTGCTGGGCAAACGACTGACACCGTTTGACCGTGCTATTGATATGCATATCTCTAACCTTCGCCGCAAACTCCCTGAACGCCGTGACGGGCACCCGTGGTTCAAAACCTTACGTGGACGCGGATATTTAATGGTCTCCGCAACATGA
- the cpxA gene encoding envelope stress sensor histidine kinase CpxA, giving the protein MISSLTTRIFAIFWLTLALVLMLVLMVPKLDSRQMTSLLESEQRQGIMIEQHVEAELGHDPPNDLMWWRRLFRAIEKWAPPGQRLLLVTSEGRVIGAQHNEMQIIRNFIGQSDNADHPQKKKYGRIELAGPFSVSDGEDNYQLYLIRPAGSSQLDFINLLFDRPLLLLIVTMLISSPLLLWLAWSLAKPARKLKYAADEVASGNLRQHPELEAGPQEFLAAGSSFNQMVSALERMMTGQQRLLSDISHELRTPLTRLQLATALMRRRQGEGKELQRIETEAQRLDGMINDLLVLSRTQHKNALISEAMKANQLWSGVLDDARFEAEQMGKTLEIPYPPGPWPLYGNPNALDSALENIVRNALRYSHSKISVSFSVDNQGITVHVDDDGPGVSEADREQIFRPFYRTDEARDRESGGTGLGLAIVETAIQQHRGWVKADDSPLGGLRLTMWLPLYSSR; this is encoded by the coding sequence ATGATAAGCAGTTTGACCACCCGCATCTTCGCCATTTTCTGGTTAACTCTGGCGCTGGTGTTGATGCTGGTACTGATGGTTCCCAAACTTGATTCCCGCCAGATGACTTCGCTGCTCGAAAGTGAGCAGCGACAGGGAATCATGATCGAACAGCATGTTGAAGCCGAGCTGGGACACGATCCGCCTAATGATCTGATGTGGTGGCGGCGGTTGTTCCGCGCCATTGAAAAATGGGCGCCGCCGGGTCAGCGATTGTTATTAGTCACCAGTGAAGGTCGGGTGATTGGCGCTCAGCATAATGAAATGCAGATCATTCGTAACTTTATCGGCCAGTCTGATAACGCCGATCATCCACAGAAAAAGAAATATGGCCGTATTGAGCTGGCTGGCCCTTTCTCGGTGAGTGATGGCGAAGACAACTATCAGCTGTATTTGATTCGTCCGGCCGGCAGTTCCCAGCTGGATTTTATCAATTTGCTGTTTGACCGCCCTTTACTGCTGCTGATTGTTACCATGTTAATCAGCTCGCCACTGTTACTGTGGTTAGCCTGGAGCCTGGCAAAACCAGCGCGTAAGCTGAAATATGCGGCGGATGAAGTCGCCAGCGGCAATCTGCGCCAGCATCCGGAATTGGAAGCCGGGCCGCAAGAGTTCCTTGCTGCGGGTTCGAGCTTTAATCAGATGGTCAGCGCGCTGGAACGCATGATGACCGGTCAGCAACGGTTACTCTCTGACATCTCTCATGAGCTGCGTACTCCGCTGACTCGCCTGCAACTGGCCACTGCGCTGATGCGCCGTCGTCAGGGTGAAGGCAAGGAGCTGCAACGTATTGAGACTGAAGCGCAAAGGCTGGACGGCATGATCAACGATCTGCTGGTGCTGTCACGCACCCAGCATAAGAACGCGCTGATCAGCGAAGCAATGAAAGCCAATCAGCTGTGGTCTGGCGTGCTGGATGATGCCAGGTTTGAAGCAGAGCAGATGGGCAAGACGCTGGAAATTCCTTATCCACCGGGACCCTGGCCGCTTTACGGTAATCCGAATGCACTGGACAGCGCGCTGGAAAATATCGTGCGCAATGCGCTGCGTTATTCTCACTCAAAGATCTCTGTAAGTTTTTCAGTGGATAATCAGGGGATTACCGTGCATGTCGATGATGACGGCCCGGGCGTCAGTGAAGCAGACCGTGAACAAATATTCCGTCCATTCTACCGTACAGATGAAGCACGCGACCGCGAATCCGGTGGCACCGGGCTGGGTCTGGCGATCGTTGAAACCGCGATTCAGCAGCATCGAGGCTGGGTCAAGGCCGATGACAGTCCGTTGGGGGGGTTACGCCTGACCATGTGGCTACCGCTGTACTCCAGCCGTTAA
- the trmL gene encoding tRNA (uridine(34)/cytosine(34)/5-carboxymethylaminomethyluridine(34)-2'-O)-methyltransferase TrmL encodes MLNIVLFEPEIPPNTGNIIRLCANTGFQLHLIEPLGFTWDDKRLRRAGLDYHEFTDIKRHADYAAFLSAEAPQRLFALTTKGTPAHSAVSYQAGDYLLFGPETRGLPASILDVLPAQQKIRIPMQPDSRSMNLSNAVSVVVYEAWRQLDYAGAVIK; translated from the coding sequence ATGTTAAATATCGTATTATTTGAACCTGAAATCCCACCAAATACCGGAAATATTATCCGCCTGTGCGCCAATACCGGCTTCCAGTTGCATCTGATTGAACCACTGGGTTTTACCTGGGACGATAAACGCCTGCGTCGTGCTGGTCTCGATTATCACGAGTTCACAGATATCAAACGTCATGCTGACTATGCGGCATTCCTGAGCGCTGAAGCGCCACAGCGGCTATTTGCCCTGACCACTAAAGGAACGCCTGCGCACAGCGCAGTAAGTTATCAGGCGGGCGATTATCTGCTGTTTGGCCCTGAGACACGCGGCTTGCCAGCCTCGATCCTCGACGTACTTCCGGCGCAGCAAAAAATCCGCATTCCAATGCAGCCTGACAGTCGCAGTATGAATTTATCGAATGCAGTTTCAGTGGTGGTATATGAGGCGTGGCGACAGCTCGATTACGCCGGAGCCGTCATCAAATAA
- the cysE gene encoding serine O-acetyltransferase: MSSEELELVWNNIKAEARALADCEPMLASFYHATLLKHENLGSALSYMLANKLANPIMPAIAIREIVEEAYRNDPSMIASAACDIQAVRQRDPAVDKYSTPLLYLKGFHALQAYRIGHWLWNEGRRALAVYLQNEISVSFAVDIHPAARIGHGIMLDHATGIVIGETAVIENDVSILQSVTLGGTGKTSGDRHPKIREGVLIGAGAKILGNIEVGRGAKIGAGSVVLQPVPPHTTAAGVPARIVGKPGSEKPSMEMDQHFNGMVPGFEFGDGI, encoded by the coding sequence ATGTCGTCTGAAGAGTTAGAACTGGTCTGGAATAATATCAAAGCGGAAGCGCGCGCGCTTGCGGATTGCGAACCGATGCTGGCCAGCTTTTACCATGCGACATTACTGAAGCATGAAAATCTCGGCAGTGCGCTGAGCTACATGCTGGCGAATAAACTCGCTAACCCGATAATGCCCGCTATCGCGATTCGTGAAATTGTTGAAGAAGCTTATCGCAATGATCCGTCGATGATTGCCTCGGCGGCCTGTGATATTCAGGCGGTGCGCCAGCGTGATCCGGCGGTAGACAAGTATTCCACTCCACTGCTTTATCTGAAGGGTTTCCATGCGTTGCAGGCTTATCGCATTGGTCACTGGCTGTGGAATGAAGGCCGCCGTGCGCTGGCGGTTTATCTGCAAAACGAAATCTCCGTTTCCTTTGCCGTTGATATTCATCCTGCTGCGCGCATTGGTCACGGCATCATGCTCGATCATGCAACCGGTATTGTAATTGGTGAAACCGCGGTGATTGAGAATGATGTTTCGATTCTGCAATCGGTGACGCTGGGCGGTACCGGCAAAACCAGTGGCGATCGTCACCCGAAGATTCGCGAAGGGGTGTTAATTGGCGCTGGCGCCAAGATCCTCGGCAATATCGAAGTGGGCCGTGGTGCGAAAATTGGCGCCGGTTCCGTGGTATTGCAACCGGTGCCGCCGCACACTACGGCCGCTGGCGTGCCAGCGCGTATCGTCGGTAAACCCGGTAGCGAAAAGCCATCGATGGAGATGGATCAGCATTTTAATGGCATGGTGCCAGGTTTCGAATTTGGCGACGGAATTTGA
- the gpsA gene encoding NAD(P)H-dependent glycerol-3-phosphate dehydrogenase, with translation MNKLNASMTVIGAGSYGTALAITLARNGHNVLMWGHNPQHQAQLQADRCNVAFLPDVPFPDTLLLESDLQRAIDASRDLLVVVPSHVFGDVLRQIKPLLRADSRIVWATKGLEKETGRLLQDVAREILGDDIPLAVISGPTFAKELAAGLPTAIALAATDTQFADDLQQLLHCGKSFRVYNNSDFIGVQLGGAVKNVIAIGAGISDGIGFGANARTALITRGLTEMTRLGTALGADPTTFMGMAGLGDLVLTCTDNQSRNRRFGMMLGQGVDVESAQTTIGQVVEGYRNTKEVKALAARYGVEMPITEQIYQVLYCEKSAREAALTLLGRARKDENSSN, from the coding sequence ATGAATAAGCTGAACGCGTCTATGACCGTTATCGGTGCCGGTTCTTACGGCACCGCTTTGGCAATCACGCTGGCCCGCAATGGCCATAACGTGTTGATGTGGGGCCATAACCCGCAGCATCAGGCGCAACTTCAGGCCGATCGCTGCAATGTTGCTTTCCTTCCCGACGTTCCCTTTCCCGACACCTTACTGCTTGAAAGCGATCTCCAGCGAGCCATCGACGCCAGTCGTGATTTGCTGGTGGTGGTGCCGAGCCATGTCTTTGGTGACGTATTGCGTCAGATAAAGCCACTGTTACGCGCTGACTCGCGTATTGTCTGGGCAACGAAAGGGCTGGAAAAAGAGACTGGCCGACTGTTGCAGGATGTAGCCCGTGAAATTCTCGGTGATGACATTCCGTTAGCGGTAATCTCTGGCCCCACCTTTGCGAAAGAGCTGGCTGCCGGTTTACCGACGGCGATTGCACTGGCGGCAACCGATACGCAATTTGCTGACGATTTGCAGCAGTTATTACACTGTGGCAAAAGCTTCCGTGTCTATAACAACTCTGACTTTATTGGCGTGCAGCTAGGCGGCGCGGTTAAAAATGTTATCGCGATTGGTGCCGGTATTTCCGATGGCATTGGTTTCGGCGCTAACGCCCGCACCGCGCTGATTACCCGCGGCCTGACGGAAATGACTCGTCTGGGTACTGCTTTGGGTGCCGATCCCACCACCTTTATGGGAATGGCAGGGCTGGGCGATCTGGTACTGACCTGTACCGATAATCAGTCACGTAACCGCCGTTTTGGCATGATGCTGGGGCAGGGTGTGGATGTTGAAAGCGCGCAGACGACCATTGGCCAGGTGGTAGAAGGTTACAGAAATACCAAAGAAGTCAAAGCTTTGGCTGCGCGATACGGTGTTGAGATGCCGATAACTGAGCAAATTTATCAGGTATTATATTGCGAAAAAAGTGCTCGCGAGGCAGCATTAACTTTGCTGGGGCGCGCAAGGAAGGACGAAAACAGCAGCAACTGA
- the secB gene encoding protein-export chaperone SecB gives MSEQNSSEMSFQIQRIYTKDISFEAPNAPQVFQKEWEPEVKLDLDTASSSLADDVFEVVLRVTVTATVEEDTAFLCEVQQAGIFSISGIEGNQMAHCLGAYCPNILFPYARECITSLVSRGTFPQLNLAPVNFDALFMNYLQQQGEGAEVRQDA, from the coding sequence ATGTCAGAACAAAACTCCAGCGAAATGTCTTTCCAGATCCAACGTATCTACACTAAAGATATTTCTTTTGAAGCGCCGAATGCACCACAGGTTTTCCAGAAAGAGTGGGAGCCGGAAGTTAAGCTGGATCTGGACACCGCATCCAGCTCGCTGGCAGATGATGTTTTCGAAGTGGTGCTGCGTGTGACGGTAACGGCTACCGTTGAAGAAGATACTGCGTTCCTGTGTGAAGTTCAGCAGGCAGGTATCTTTAGCATTTCCGGTATCGAAGGCAACCAGATGGCACATTGCCTGGGTGCATACTGCCCGAACATTCTGTTCCCGTATGCTCGTGAGTGCATTACCAGCCTGGTTTCACGCGGTACTTTCCCGCAGTTGAACCTTGCGCCAGTTAACTTTGATGCGCTGTTTATGAACTATCTGCAGCAGCAAGGTGAAGGTGCAGAAGTCCGTCAGGATGCCTGA
- the grxC gene encoding glutaredoxin 3 has product MANVEIYTKATCPFCHRAKALLSEKGVAFQEIPIDGDAVKREEMIQRSGRTTVPQIFIDAQHIGGCDDLYALDGRQGLDPLLK; this is encoded by the coding sequence ATGGCCAACGTAGAGATCTACACCAAAGCGACGTGTCCGTTTTGCCATCGTGCAAAAGCACTGCTGAGTGAAAAAGGCGTAGCGTTTCAGGAAATCCCGATTGATGGCGATGCCGTTAAACGAGAAGAGATGATTCAACGTAGCGGTCGCACCACCGTACCTCAGATATTTATTGATGCGCAGCACATTGGCGGCTGCGATGACTTATATGCGTTGGATGGACGCCAGGGGCTAGACCCGCTTTTGAAATGA
- a CDS encoding rhodanese-like domain-containing protein, with product MQEIMQFASNHPILSLAWVALLVLVIFTTVKGMFSKVKTISRGEATRQINKEDAVVVDVRSRDDYRKGHISGAINIAAADIKKGSFAELEKHKAQPIIVVDATGTSAAESAAQLNAAGFAQVSVLKEGVSGWSGDNLPLVRGK from the coding sequence ATGCAAGAAATTATGCAATTCGCAAGCAATCACCCAATCCTGAGTCTGGCGTGGGTTGCTTTGCTGGTTCTGGTGATCTTTACCACCGTTAAGGGCATGTTCTCTAAGGTAAAAACCATTAGCCGTGGCGAAGCGACGCGCCAGATTAATAAAGAAGATGCCGTGGTAGTCGACGTGCGTTCGCGTGATGACTATCGTAAAGGTCATATTTCTGGCGCGATTAACATTGCGGCGGCAGATATCAAAAAGGGCAGTTTCGCTGAGCTTGAGAAGCATAAAGCTCAGCCTATTATTGTGGTTGATGCAACCGGAACGTCTGCAGCAGAATCTGCCGCTCAGCTGAATGCTGCTGGCTTTGCTCAGGTATCGGTGCTCAAAGAGGGTGTGTCGGGCTGGAGTGGTGATAATCTGCCTCTGGTTCGTGGAAAATAA
- the envC gene encoding murein hydrolase activator EnvC, which yields MREKATVSYQRTRFNGLATRIPLRSRLSTLSASVLCAGVLLLPFSGYAADDNKSQLKSIQQDIAEKEKSVKLQKEQRSKLLDQLQSQEKVIAQASRKLRDTQTSLTSLNKEIAALTASINKLQTQQVQQEKLLSEQLDAAFRQGQHSGVELVLSGEESQRSERILAYFGYLNAERQKNIDKLQQTRTELSTQKASLVSKQAQQKSLLGEQQNQQTRLEQARAARQKTITTLESSLEKDQAQLVEMRQNQTRLQDKIAKAEREARARAEREAKEAERVRARQQQAKSKGTTYKPTESERSLMSRTGGLGRAGGQAVWPVRGKIEHRFGETLQGELRWKGLVIDAPEGTEVKAIADGRVLMADWLQGYGLVVVVEHGKGDMSLYGYNQSALVSVGTQVRAGQPIALVGTSGGRGTPSLYFEIRRQGQAVNPLPWLGK from the coding sequence GTGAGGGAAAAAGCGACAGTTTCATATCAACGGACCCGGTTTAACGGATTAGCCACACGCATCCCGTTACGCTCAAGATTGTCCACTCTGTCTGCCAGCGTTCTGTGCGCTGGCGTTTTGCTGTTGCCTTTTTCTGGCTACGCCGCCGACGATAATAAATCGCAGCTAAAATCCATCCAGCAGGATATCGCTGAGAAGGAAAAGAGCGTCAAACTGCAAAAAGAGCAGCGCAGTAAACTGCTCGACCAATTGCAAAGTCAGGAAAAAGTTATCGCTCAGGCCAGCCGCAAACTGCGCGACACGCAAACCTCACTGACCTCCCTGAATAAAGAGATCGCCGCGCTGACCGCGTCGATTAATAAACTGCAAACTCAGCAAGTCCAGCAAGAAAAACTGCTGTCAGAACAGCTTGATGCCGCTTTTCGCCAGGGGCAACACAGTGGTGTGGAACTGGTGCTGAGTGGCGAAGAGAGCCAGCGCAGCGAACGTATTCTTGCCTATTTCGGCTATCTCAACGCCGAGCGGCAAAAAAATATCGATAAGTTACAACAGACGCGTACTGAACTCTCCACGCAGAAAGCATCACTGGTAAGTAAGCAGGCGCAGCAGAAATCACTGCTGGGCGAGCAGCAGAATCAGCAAACCAGGCTGGAGCAAGCGCGTGCCGCGCGGCAGAAAACCATCACCACGCTGGAGTCGTCGCTGGAGAAAGATCAGGCTCAGCTGGTAGAAATGCGACAGAACCAGACGCGCCTGCAGGACAAAATTGCCAAAGCCGAGCGCGAAGCGCGTGCGCGTGCTGAACGTGAGGCAAAAGAAGCTGAGCGCGTACGCGCTCGCCAGCAGCAGGCGAAGAGCAAAGGTACCACCTACAAACCCACCGAAAGCGAACGTTCCCTGATGTCACGCACCGGTGGCCTGGGCCGCGCAGGCGGTCAGGCGGTGTGGCCAGTGCGCGGCAAAATTGAGCATCGCTTTGGCGAAACGCTGCAGGGCGAGCTACGCTGGAAAGGCCTGGTGATTGATGCGCCCGAAGGTACTGAAGTTAAAGCCATTGCAGATGGCCGGGTCTTAATGGCCGACTGGCTGCAAGGCTACGGTTTGGTTGTGGTAGTGGAGCACGGTAAAGGCGATATGAGCCTGTATGGCTACAACCAAAGTGCACTGGTGAGCGTGGGAACCCAGGTTAGGGCAGGACAGCCAATCGCACTGGTCGGTACCAGCGGTGGCCGGGGCACGCCTTCACTCTATTTTGAAATCAGACGACAAGGACAGGCCGTCAATCCACTGCCGTGGTTAGGAAAATAA